Part of the Athalia rosae chromosome 2, iyAthRosa1.1, whole genome shotgun sequence genome, CTTGCAgaaaattacacgtataccttcCATAGACGGGGATGAGAAATGAGTAGTCGATATTTCCATCGAGCTTGTATTATAGGGAAAAGggtgtttatttttcaatataaacGTCATTCACTCGCTAtactatagatatacatacgtacacgtacgtcgtacatCTACAATTTATTCTACGTATATCGTGAATACCGATTACTGCACAACCCGCCATTTACAagggaataatatttttctcctataATTCAACGATCAGAATTTATTATCACTGCATATAAAATATCTAGATTTATCCCCTGATGCAGGCTAGATAAACCTCGTGGatacaaaaacaagaaaaaaacagaataaaataaaacaatgaaaaatagaacggCATGTAAATGCAGCTCACCTCTTCAACAATTTAGCTACGTGTAACATCGTGGCGAACGGTGTTGAACGCACGTTTAATTGCGCCCTCGAATCTTTACGATCGTATGTGTTCCtactttatacatatgtataacgcgcGTTTAGGACGCGAGGATATCTCGCGGGATGGCCTCGCCGATTTCGGTTGCGGCCTGGCGAAGGCCGGaggaaaacataaataaataaataaataaataaataaataaataaataaacaaaaatagaaaaagagtcGGTGTATACCATAAATATTTCCGAACCAACTGCGAGTCTGCAGGCTATTACAGGTGTTATAGCGcgaggagggagaaaaatatatggCTTAGGACAAGTAGAGACGGAGGCGAACACAAACACAATTCCGGGCATACAAAGAGCGGGAAGAGCGGTAAGAGAGCAGTAAGCGGCACCCACGACGTCTTGTTATGATTGAGGGTGGAATTTAATAAAACTACGACAATAGacgataatatataatttttcatcgtctatATACCTCGTTCTATATGTACAAGCGTCGAGGATAGCAGTTATACCACATAGGTATCTCAATTCACCGATACGCGTACACATCCGTAATGTGAACATGTGTATACGCAGCTATGAAATTACGTTTCACGGACGTTCGTTCGGTTTAGGGTATGAGAGAAAGAGACCTTTGAGCCGAGTTGATTGTTGTTTGTGAAAATTAAACCAGGGAAATTGCGTGTTTGTGTCACGTTTCCGATTTTACATCCTTATCGAAGAAGTGAATCTATCGCGAAGTAATAGAGGCTGCCTCGAGGGGTAGTTTGCGGACAAACAAATGCccagggataaaaaaaacgaggaaacgaaacgaacggaataaaaaaaaaaaaaaaaaaaaaaaaaaaaaacgaatgaaagaaaaataataatacggaGGATATCCACATGTGTATCGAAACGATACACATGTGGTGGTACTTGGGTATAAGTATaccattcgtacgtacgttgataCATCGGATAGTAATCAAGAGGGTTGCGAACGACAGTTTATCCATTCCttgttaaaataaaatgatcgtCGGATATTACAGATGAAATCGAGAATACCGACTCCGAGAAataagtattttatttttatttctttctttcgaaacaacgaaatgaaatgattattttaGCCGGCGGATGCGAAGATTTCCCCTGATTCGTGCGAATCGGTGAAAATATCGGGGACGATATAGTCGAGAAGCTGTGTCTCGGAAATCAGTAGTCAATTCGACTTTCGGTCTCTCTATACCCCTTCCCATTTGAGTGCTTCCATCAACCGGAAGCGGTGGAATCAAAGGTTATTGATTTAGGCACTGAATTAGGACTAAAAGGCCTTTCAACGTGAGTTTCTTCATAAACGCCCTTCACCTCCTCGGCGTCGTACAACCGCcggtttcttcttcgttctccGCCTCCCATCTTCACCTCGAGTCCCTCGCGTTGTCGTTCCGTGCCGACACGGCCGATATGGGAAAGAGACCAACGCCGTGAGCCGGGGCGACGGATAAACCCATCAAAACTCACGTCATTCTCGAATACTCTGTGGAAAATGAATCTAAATAAATTCCGAGTAACGGACATCTCCCGTCCGCGGAACAGCGCGAAACTATATATACCTCTATAGTTTAGCgctatcattcatttttcctacGTCCGTGTCGACGTACCTCCGTACCGCAAAGCGCTGCGCGTCCCACGCGTCTAACTGTACGGATAAAtcttaaataaataaataagtaaggatgggggaaaaaaaaaaaataaataaaatcaaaaatacgtATCGCGATACAGGTATTCGTAATCACTATGGCAGTGCATTTAACCACTTTGTGAAATAACCGTATATTTTAATGTGACGTAGCATTCGATACGTTGGGGGTTGCGCGCGCCTTCCTCCATGGGGTGGGAAAGCACCGAGAGACAGGGGTGCGCAGGGGTTGGTTCGTAGGGGTTCGTGGCGGGGGACTCCTCGGTGGGGAGTGTAGTACAAGCGAGCCAGGGGAAGTTCTCTGGTATAGCTGCGAGAAGGGTGCGCCCTACTTCGTGTCAGGGAACGCTTAGTTGTGCGTTATTGTTTGTTAAAAAAGCTCCTCTCTCtgataataaaattctttGCCACGGGAAAGAGAAATTTATCCggtaaaattgataatcgaCGTTGCATAGGTTCGGAATGACGATTAAACAAACGTACGAATAAGATATCCGTTGCGCGATGCAGCATCAGGTTGtatcggttgattttttttcacagttccGAGGTCCTTAAACGATGCGGATGGTGCGCGGGACTCGATATATTTGCCTGAAAAATGTATACGTGCATTAGTATCGGGTGTTTATAAACGACGGCGAACAAACCTCTTTAAACAAAGTGTCATATCCATCGTTTGTAATTCCTGTAATttgtcgttgaatttttctttccttctttttttcctctttttccttaCGTTGACAAGTGTGtgagatttttattcctccaAAAGGTGACCGGAAAAAGTTGGACAGCCCGTAAAGTCGTACGTAGTACACCCTGGGGAGAGAGGCGTTTCGCTATAAGGGTTGATACGCGATACGTGTGACGACGACACTTACCATCGAGTGTTGTTGGTGGAAAAGTGCTTTGCTAAAATCTCGGTTTACGAACGAACGTGTACGCCGGACGCGGTGCCGgaagtaaaagttttttttccccatcgtcCGATGATCACGTTTAATTCGAAGAAACGCATTACGTGCAGACTACCGCCCGATCCTGCAGTGACCGTTCGTGATTTCAGTTATGCCATCGACTCCCGCGAGCAAAGTCGAGCCCTCGAGCCAGTATAAAAGTAAATCTTCGATGAGAATGACTGTCGAGCGGACGGATCCGGGTTCCAATTTAGTTTCGAAGTTGgatacattcaatttttcatcgacaacggtgtgaaattaatttcgatcGCGTATCCACTGCGCGATAAATTATCGCGGCATCATGAACTTTCTACACCTAATTTACGCCTCAGCAATGTTCGTCGTTGCTTTCGGGGAGAAGTGCTCGGACAAATGTTCTTGCAAATGGAAGAACGGCAAGCAGACGGTGGAATGTGCGGATCGTTCCCTGGTCACTATTCCGAAGTGGATCGATTCGGAGACCCAAGTGTTGGACATGAGTGGAAATAAACTTAAGATATTGtcgaaaaacatttttaaacAGCTAGGACTTACCAATCTACAGCGACTGTATCTCCGCAGTTGTCACATCGATCGAATCGACAGCAAGGCTCTGGCCGGTTTGACTAATCTCGTCGAGTTGGACCTGAGCAACAATTTGCTCACGGCGATACCCGACGCCAGTTTCGCCGACACTCAGTTCCTCCGGGACCTGATCCTCTCGCATAATCCGGTGCAGAAGGTGCCCGCAAACGCCCTGAAGAACACACCGAATCTCGTCAAACTCGACATATCACATTGCAAAATACGAGAGATCGAATCCAAGGCGTTCGACGGACTGGACCTCCTCGAAAATCTGAAACTGAACAACAATCGCCTCATGAATCTCCACTCGAGCACGTTCGAGTCCCTCGGCAAGCTAACCAGTATCGCTCTGCAGGAGAATCCCTGGCTCTGCGACTGTCGACTGAGGGAAATCAAAATTTGGCTCCTGAAACGGAACATGCCTACCCTCGTAGCACCGGTGTGTCGGTCCGGGCCGGAACAGCTATTGAACAAAATGTTCTCGGAACTCACCGTCGACGACTTTGCCTGCCGTCCAGTTCTCCTCGTCGTCACTCGTTACGCCGAGGCCACGATAGGCGAGAACGCCAGCATAGTGTGTCGCGTGAGCGCCACACCGGAGGCCCAAATAAAGTGGTATTGGAACGGAAGACTGCTCTCGAATCACACGGCCTTCAGCAGTTTCCAAAAAATACTGATATTCGAAGACGGTGAATTCCAGAAGAAGAGCACACTGGTATTGACGAACGCACAGGAGGCTGACTCGAGCGAGTTTTATTGCGTCGCCGAGAATCGTGCGGGAAGTGTCGAGGCCAATTTCACCCTTCACGTGTCGCTAAGAACTGCGGGAATGTCCACCCTCGGCTCGGGACAAATAGCCGGCATTTCCGCGGCACTCGTTGTCTTAATTCTCTTCATCCTACTGATCATCCTCGTCCTATTCATTCGTCTCAGAAGAATGCCACTGAAGGAGATCAAGTCACCGGGGGTATTGCAGGACGGCGTTTCGGGCTCCGGAGCGGCCGAGGGCGCGTCGTCTCGGAGAAAACCCGAGAACAACGAGACCGCGTCGTTCGCAACGTTCGCCGAGGCGAAACCGCCCGCTTCCCTAAATCTAAATTACGTCCAAAAACCTTACGTGTTTACCGAGAACGAGTACACGTTCGCCCACTACACCGACAACCGTTCGGTCCCCACGTCGGGCCCGGGTCCCTGCTACTCCTCGACGACGTCGTTGATGCTGGTCGAGAATCCCGACCTGATAAGGGATACGCGGCGCAGTTCCTCCGAAGAGGTGAAACCGTTCAACTCGGGTGGCTACAGCATAGAGGTGGAGAACAACAAACTCCTCTACTCTAACTGTGTGTGGGAGTCGAAGGAGCAGATCCCCGTCGGCGGCTTCGTCGGCA contains:
- the LOC105691986 gene encoding leucine-rich repeat, immunoglobulin-like domain and transmembrane domain-containing protein 2, whose amino-acid sequence is MNFLHLIYASAMFVVAFGEKCSDKCSCKWKNGKQTVECADRSLVTIPKWIDSETQVLDMSGNKLKILSKNIFKQLGLTNLQRLYLRSCHIDRIDSKALAGLTNLVELDLSNNLLTAIPDASFADTQFLRDLILSHNPVQKVPANALKNTPNLVKLDISHCKIREIESKAFDGLDLLENLKLNNNRLMNLHSSTFESLGKLTSIALQENPWLCDCRLREIKIWLLKRNMPTLVAPVCRSGPEQLLNKMFSELTVDDFACRPVLLVVTRYAEATIGENASIVCRVSATPEAQIKWYWNGRLLSNHTAFSSFQKILIFEDGEFQKKSTLVLTNAQEADSSEFYCVAENRAGSVEANFTLHVSLRTAGMSTLGSGQIAGISAALVVLILFILLIILVLFIRLRRMPLKEIKSPGVLQDGVSGSGAAEGASSRRKPENNETASFATFAEAKPPASLNLNYVQKPYVFTENEYTFAHYTDNRSVPTSGPGPCYSSTTSLMLVENPDLIRDTRRSSSEEVKPFNSGGYSIEVENNKLLYSNCVWESKEQIPVGGFVGKDMSTIAASVDTVQVASSVPPGAKQIRVWQKGVPVLPPVSALKRVLGSTRSSPDEGYQEGTGTDV